The proteins below are encoded in one region of Drosophila santomea strain STO CAGO 1482 chromosome 3R, Prin_Dsan_1.1, whole genome shotgun sequence:
- the LOC120451976 gene encoding uncharacterized protein LOC120451976: MGKKGKKDKGKKGKKSVFGSRSAPGPVVPPEPVLPKNTPVFSFDLVITRLEVKGVVLADARKLLVKVGFGGNNLRLTASRTNVSEFKPNASHTFQAEPPNLAQKVEENGIDFEVVYDGQVVGLGKLSLPKRLSNRIKLDMKAFSYTSTCSLEMEGKPVGALEFLCKLLIRCGDYAREGETCPNLDRNLSPKDIVFVVGKSQANASCCDPCRDALEIEARKQKDYSIQSRFS; encoded by the exons ATGGGTaagaaaggaaaaaaggaCAAGGGaaagaaaggaaagaaaagcgTTTTCGGATCCAGGTCTGCACCTGGTCCGGTAGTACCTCCTGAACCAGTTCTTCCTAAAAATACGCCCGTCTTCTCCTTCGATCTTGTTATCACCCGACTGGAGGTAAAGGGTGTGGTGCTGGCTGATGCCAGAAAACTGCTGGTGAAGGTCGGCTTTGGGGGCAACAACCTCAGGCTCACAGCTAGCAGGACCAATGTGAGCGAGTTCAAGCCGAATGCCAGTCACACTTTTCAGGCGGAGCCACCGAATCTTGCCCAGAAAGTCGAAGAAAATGGCATAGACTTTGAGGTGGTGTACGATGGGCAAGTTGTTGGCCTGGGCAAACTGAGTCTGCCCAAAAGATTAAGCAACCGAATAAAACTGGACATGAAGGCATTCTCCTACACTAGCACATGTTCTCTGGAAATGGAGGGAAAACCAGTTGGCGCATTAGAGTTTCTTTGCAAGCTGCTCATCAGATGTGGCGATTATGCCAG GGAGGGCGAAACATGCCCCAATTTGGACAGGAATCTTAGCCCCAAGGACATAGTTTTTGTGGTCGGCAAATCGCAGGCCAATGCCAGCTGCTGTGATCCCTGTCGAGATGCTCTGGAAATCGAGGCGAGAAAACAGAAGGATTATAGTATTCAATCGAGGTTTAGTTAA
- the LOC120453666 gene encoding uncharacterized protein LOC120453666, producing MESVQQDDETDFLFDIVVTNVELNKPVKEPDELQAQVKFGGVNVPITASRINVQDFETNRVTEFTMSPSVLRKTLEDQGMQISARYAGSTLGSNVLLFPDTFIDKIDPKMNDLYFEATIKLMRRVDCVGTISIRLVLIVKCTDLDIIKEPRRSSSRRSSRKSSAVEIPPKKVLTKQSCQGLGKTFNFQDVMFVVGDPDPLLKIPSEPCSELPFEDGDVRLDLDLQRYKSLENRRIVLPDDEHPEENRSIGQLRQLTLHYSRIIGMVSEKINQMNMPSSSVDPPSENSAPISNAPKEPAEERRIPVPVKDDTENVVNPIRFCPICLCSMSWLPKYAKCPKCNATALPVLEEHQKSHQLTADEIVEEQLVQPKPHGESEEIGCELCQDPIIQTKPLKKKKKPKLGQPVQDSESASDEECPPCRCTCAVGKTCAHCRIRRMCEDVYNGEIKNIQEQEEHIKVPSPREDEDFCVIINPINDRPYLSRVLSQLKDLYHLHDTKKLLDMQQRCESQALLPIDSRPSISLRHSPNPFDPHIPGTLSRQTAGHKTCLPETHCVPRRHGWDWPRSWLARKYGWRPGAILRAASQVMRFFLMRKINRGDQRGQDERERCGLPILNICKKDGVIFVTLRALATSDMKQRPITFRIVKSELAVALRQIKRALKDQGFRKCTCHKSLMLCTCRDALEKFELNKALKIECQRRIMEPCPEHLVLTDTSISDLEFNLDVTPPTGTRWPSSKALRNVMNHGTQTQKKGKPSIEPQYPVPDSNYWRAFDCAAGDHYMGTAFGDNLETVFEDGIFGYEGGGQHGKAPGRRDPRVWGKRTGAPVPIGTAPDQIDPFRFTRTVWKSLPKSIVGQMHTNRKL from the coding sequence ATGGAAAGTGTCCAACAAGATGACGAGACAGACTTCTTGTTCGATATTGTGGTCACTAACGTGGAATTGAACAAGCCAGTCAAGGAACCCGACGAATTGCAGGCGCAAGTCAAGTTCGGTGGTGTCAATGTCCCAATCACAGCCAGTCGTATAAATGTGCAGGATTTCGAAACCAACAGAGTGACCGAGTTCACAATGAGTCCATCTGTGTTGCGCAAGACCCTGGAGGATCAGGGAATGCAGATATCCGCCCGATACGCGGGCTCCACTTTGGGCAGTAATGTGCTGCTCTTTCCGGACACCTTTATCGATAAAATAGACCCCAAAATGAACGACCTCTATTTCGAGGCTACGATTAAGCTAATGCGCCGAGTTGACTGCGTTGGCACCATCAGCATTCGACTAGTATTGATCGTCAAGTGCACAGATCTTGACATCATTAAGGAACCGCGAAGATCCAGTTCCCGTCGATCGTCCCGAAAATCCTCTGCAGTGGAGATCCCTCCCAAAAAGGTGCTAACCAAACAAAGTTGCCAAGGGCTGGGTAAAACATTTAACTTCCAGGACGTGATGTTCGTCGTCGGTGATCCCGATCCGCTGCTCAAGATTCCATCAGAACCGTGCTCGGAACTTCCGTTTGAGGACGGGGATGTGCGACTGGATCTGGACTTACAGCGCTATAAGAGCTTGGAAAATCGACGCATAGTTTTACCAGATGACGAACATCCCGAGGAGAATCGCTCAATTGGTCAACTCAGGCAGCTGACACTTCATTACTCAAGGATCATCGGAATGGTATCAGAGAAAATCAACCAGATGAATATGCCTTCAAGCTCGGTGGATCCCCCATCGGAAAACAGTGCTCCGATATCAAACGCACCCAAGGAGCCAGCTGAAGAGCGCAGAATACCAGTTCCTGTGAAAGATGATACCGAAAACGTTGTAAATCCCATTCGTTTTTGCCCCATTTGCTTGTGTTCCATGTCCTGGCTACCGAAATATGCCAAGTGCCCCAAATGCAATGCAACTGCTCTTCCTGTGCTCGAAGAACATCAAAAAAGCCATCAATTAACTGCGGATGAAATTGTAGAAGAGCAGCTGGTGCAGCCTAAACCACATGGAGAATCCGAAGAGATTGGCTGTGAGTTGTGCCAAGACCCGATTATACAAACCAAGCCattaaagaaaaagaagaaacctAAACTGGGTCAACCCGTTCAGGACTCTGAATCTGCGTCTGACGAGGAGTGTCCTCCATGCCGCTGCACTTGTGCCGTCGGAAAAACTTGCGCCCATTGCCGCATTCGCCGAATGTGCGAGGATGTTTACAATGGCGagatcaaaaatatacaagaGCAGGAGGAGCACATAAAGGTGCCAAGCCCCCGCGAAGACGAGGATTTCTGTGTGATCATAAACCCCATTAATGATCGTCCCTACCTCTCCAGAGTTTTAAGCCAGCTCAAGGATCTGTATCATCTGCACGACACCAAGAAGCTGTTGGACATGCAGCAGCGCTGCGAATCGCAAGCTCTACTGCCGATTGACAGTAGACCTTCCATAAGCCTTAGGCATTCCCCCAATCCCTTTGATCCTCACATTCCCGGTACTTTGAGTCGCCAGACGGCGGGGCACAAGACCTGTTTGCCGGAGACACACTGTGTTCCTCGTCGGCACGGTTGGGATTGGCCACGTTCCTGGTTGGCCAGGAAGTACGGCTGGCGGCCGGGCGCCATTCTTCGAGCAGCTAGTCAAGTGATGCGCTTCTTCCTGATGCGCAAGATAAATCGTGGCGACCAAAGGGGACAAGATGAGCGGGAACGCTGTGGCCTGCCAATACTTAATATTTGCAAAAAGGACGGAGTGATATTTGTCACCCTTCGCGCCCTGGCCACGTCGGACATGAAACAGAGACCCATTACCTTCCGAATTGTGAAGAGCGAACTGGCGGTGGCCCTGCGTCAAATCAAGCGCGCTTTGAAGGATCAGGGCTTTAGGAAGTGCACTTGCCACAAATCCCTGATGCTGTGCACCTGTCGCGATGCCTTGGAGAAGTTCGAGCTCAACAAGGCCCTGAAAATTGAGTGCCAGCGACGAATCATGGAACCCTGTCCCGAGCACTTGGTGCTCACCGATACGAGCATCAGTGACCTCGAGTTTAACCTGGATGTTACTCCGCCAACAGGAACTCGATGGCCGAGCAGTAAAGCCCTTCGGAACGTGATGAACCATGGCACACAGACTCAAAAGAAAGGGAAGCCATCTATAGAACCCCAGTACCCAGTGCCCGATAGTAACTATTGGAGGGCCTTTGACTGCGCAGCTGGAGACCACTATATGGGCACTGCCTTCGGGGACAATCTGGAGACCGTGTTCGAGGATGGCATATTTGGATATGAGGGCGGAGGTCAGCATGGAAAAGCTCCCGGTCGGCGAGATCCAAGGGTTTGGGGAAAACGTACAGGTGCACCAGTGCCAATTGGCACCGCTCCTGATCAAATCGATCCATTTAGGTTCACCCGAACTGTTTGGAAGTCGCTTCCAAAAAGTATTGTTGGCCAAATGCACACAAATCGCAAATTGTAG
- the LOC120453427 gene encoding uncharacterized protein LOC120453427 produces the protein MAESVNFLFDLVITDLNIFGVPIEEPTKLLVDTKVAGKSVKVTSSRINVDQFVANRELELAMETSALRQSLGEKGLVLAGIYQGSTLGKATVNFPVEFLDKISPTMNDLLHVDTVDLVRRVDVIGTVSVLIRLTIKCEEHPVQKPLRQSLSRTSLSRTSKSSLIQTKKEKSDRVSCASQGPTFNPQDIMFVIGDPDPLLQIPSEPCSELPPEIGDERLSLDLQRYRSLENRRAVFPADDPCPKEKPSFVQLKRLTEQYSNIIDSVTKKIKRMESSSLAPTEPPSDANVPSSVSTPWTLIPTTMQSCIPVPVRSDLLHGVKPTRFCPVCLCSMSWLPKYTPCPKCNTKAVPILQGHWNKPITAEEIVAEQLVKPTAPPEVDDFCEPVCEKVRRKIWNDNVCPPCRCTCTKGITCPHCRIRRMCNDIFASKSPPKPKPRVPKPRSSEDFCVVMESDDDDDLPYLAKVFSELKNLYHIHDTKKLSAIKERCAAQSLFSIRSRRSIKELTESLYPGDQIPHRESHPTKAGHKSCLTQTSIVSRRHGWNWTKSCEARKNGWRPGAILRSSGHVMRHFLMRSRDQNMCRKVTADCEAQQRFGHPVLNICKRNGDIYVTLRPLPTLAMKQKPITFRIVKSHLAVALRQIKRALKDQGFEKCSCHQSLMMCTCRDALDKIHLNKALKKECQKRFIEPCPEHLVLTDTSVSDLEFDLDVTPPAGTRRPRRKALRNVVNHGTQTAQKQPPAIAPPYPVTHNPYYRDYDCAAGDRYMGTAFGDNVETVFEDGVYGYRGGGQHGMPVVWRHPKVWGKKVGAPLPIGTARDAVDPYRFTKTVWKQLPRKIIRKMRAKSGK, from the coding sequence ATGGCGGAATCGGTTAACTTTCTTTTCGACTTGGTCATCACCGatctgaatatttttggcGTGCCGATCGAAGAACCCACCAAACTCCTGGTGGACACCAAGGTTGCGGGAAAATCAGTGAAGGTAACCTCCAGCCGAATCAATGTCGACCAGTTTGTGGCAAACAGGGAGTTGGAGCTCGCTATGGAAACATCGGCATTGCGTCAAAGTCTGGGGGAGAAGGGCTTGGTATTGGCGGGCATTTACCAGGGTTCAACTCTGGGCAAAGCCACTGTGAACTTCCCCGTGGAGTTTCTGGACAAGATCAGCCCCACAATGAACGATCTGCTGCACGTGGATACAGTCGATTTGGTTCGTCGAGTGGACGTAATTGGAACGGTGAGCGTGCTAATCCGCTTGACCATCAAGTGCGAGGAGCATCCAGTGCAGAAACCTTTAAGGCAAAGCCTTTCCCGGACCAGTCTTTCCCGGACCAGCAAATCATCGCTGATTCAAACGAAGAAGGAGAAAAGCGACCGAGTCAGCTGTGCTAGCCAGGGCCCGACCTTTAATCCCCAGGATATCATGTTTGTCATCGGCGATCCTGATCCCTTACTCCAAATTCCCTCGGAGCCGTGTTCGGAACTTCCTCCCGAAATAGGAGATGAGCGCCTGAGTCTGGACTTGCAGCGATACAGGAGCTTGGAAAATCGTCGTGCAGTCTTCCCAGCTGATGATCCCTGTCCCAAGGAGAAACCCTCATTTGTGCAGCTAAAGAGGCTCACCGAGCAGTACTCCAATATCATTGACTCGGTGACCAAGAAGATCAAACGAATGGAATCAAGCTCATTGGCTCCCACGGAGCCACCGTCCGATGCGAATGTGCCAAGTTCAGTTTCCACGCCGTGGACTCTCATTCCCACTACCATGCAATCTTGCATCCCAGTTCCCGTAAGATCCGACTTATTACATGGCGTGAAACCCACACGGTTCTGTCCTGTGTGCTTGTGCTCAATGTCCTGGTTGCCAAAGTATACACCATGCCCGAAATGCAATACCAAAGCAGTTCCCATACTCCAAGGACATTGGAACAAGCCTATTACAGCCGAAGAAATTGTGGCAGAGCAACTGGTGAAACCAACAGCACCGCCCGAAGTGGACGACTTTTGTGAGCCAGTCTGCGAAAAGGTGCGCCGGAAGATCTGGAACGACAACGTCTGCCCACCATGCCGTTGTACATGCACAAAGGGTATAACCTGCCCCCACTGCCGCATCCGCAGGATGTGCAATGACATTTTTGCCTCCAAGAGTccaccaaaaccaaagcccCGAGTACCGAAACCCCGTTCAAGTGAGGATTTCTGTGTGGTCATGGAATctgacgacgatgatgatctTCCCTACCTGGCGAAGGTCTTTTCCGAGCTAAAGAACCTCTATCATATCCACGACACCAAGAAGCTTTCGGCCATCAAGGAACGCTGCGCCGCTCAGTCCTTATTCTCTATCCGCAGCAGGCGATCCATTAAGGAGCTGACGGAATCCCTATACCCAGGAGACCAAATCCCCCACCGGGAAAGCCATCCTACAAAGGCGGGCCACAAGAGCTGCCTTACACAAACGAGCATTGTGTCCCGTCGCCATGGCTGGAACTGGACCAAGAGCTGCGAGGCACGGAAAAATGGCTGGCGGCCAGGAGCCATCCTGCGATCCTCCGGCCATGTCATGCGTCACTTCCTGATGCGAAGTAGAGATCAGAACATGTGCCGAAAGGTGACGGCCGACTGCGAGGCACAGCAGCGATTTGGTCATCCCGTGCTCAACATTTGCAAGCGAAATGGTGACATATACGTGACCCTTCGTCCACTGCCCACTTTGGCCATGAAACAGAAGCCCATCACCTTCCGGATCGTAAAGAGTCATCTGGCCGTGGCACTGCGTCAGATCAAGCGCGCTCTAAAGGATCAGGGCTTCGAGAAGTGCTCCTGCCACCAGTCCCTGATGATGTGCACCTGTCGCGATGCCTTGGACAAGATTCACCTGAACAAGGCCCTTAAGAAGGAGTGCCAGAAGCGTTTCATAGAGCCCTGTCCCGAGCACTTGGTGCTCACCGACACGAGTGTGAGCGACTTGGAGTTCGATCTGGATGTGACTCCGCCGGCGGGAACTCGTAGACCGAGGAGGAAAGCCCTAAGGAACGTGGTGAACCATGGCACCCAGACTGCGCAGAAGCAGCCACCAGCTATAGCACCTCCATACCCAGTGACCCACAATCCCTACTACAGGGACTACGATTGTGCCGCAGGTGATCGATATATGGGCACTGCATTCGGGGACAATGTAGAAACCGTTTTCGAGGATGGAGTCTATGGGTACAGGGGTGGTGGCCAGCATGGAATGCCCGTCGTCTGGAGGCATCCAAAGGTGTGGGGCAAGAAGGTCGGGGCTCCACTCCCGATTGGAACCGCTAGAGACGCCGTCGATCCTTATCGGTTCACCAAAACTGTTTGGAAACAACTGCCGCGAAAGATAATTCGAAAAATGAGAGCAAAATCAGGGAAATAA
- the LOC120453429 gene encoding uncharacterized protein LOC120453429 gives MKIFALCAFVLLILAAVQANSSPETSAISGKDLKKTAG, from the coding sequence ATGAAGATCTTCGCTCTCTGTGCCTTCGTGCTCCTCATCCTGGCTGCCGTCCAGGCCAATAGTTCTCCGGAGACCAGTGCCATTTCTGGAAAGGACCTTAAGAAAACTGCTGGATAA
- the LOC120451987 gene encoding protein lifeguard 1: MLDIAQEPVQQYGNRSHQAECIPLGRYPAYGSDMEQEDEDKGLGFCSASIRRGFIRKVYLILLAQLITSLVVIVTLTVDEQVRLIVADSTWMFWVAILIVVCSLVALGCNEDLRRQTPANFIFLSAFTVAESFLLGVVACRYAPMEIFMSVLITASVCLGLTLFALQTRYDFTMMGGILVSCLIILLLFGIVTIFVGGHMVTTIYASLSALLFSVYLVYDTQLMLGGKQRYSISPEEYIFAALNIYMDVMNIFLDILQLIGGSD; encoded by the coding sequence ATGCTGGATATTGCGCAAGAACCAGTGCAGCAGTATGGAAATCGTAGCCACCAGGCGGAGTGCATTCCCCTGGGCAGATATCCAGCATACGGTTCCGACATGGAACAGGAGGATGAAGACAAGGGCCTGGGATTCTGCAGCGCCAGCATCCGGCGGGGATTCATCCGGAAGGTGTACCTAATCCTGTTGGCACAACTGATCACCTCCCTGGTCGTCATAGTAACCCTTACGGTTGATGAGCAGGTGCGTCTGATAGTGGCAGACAGCACCTGGATGTTTTGGGTGGCCATCCTAATAGTGGTCTGCTCTCTGGTCGCTCTGGGCTGCAATGAGGATCTGCGCCGTCAGACACCAGCCAACTTCATCTTCCTATCTGCCTTCACGGTAGCCGAATCCTTTTTGCTGGGCGTGGTAGCCTGTCGATATGCGCCGATGGAGATTTTCATGTCCGTGTTAATCACGGCGTCAGTTTGCCTTGGACTCACTCTATTTGCGCTACAGACGCGTTACGACTTTACCATGATGGGTGGCATCCTGGTGAGCTGCTTGATAATACTGCTCCTCTTCGGCATCGTGACCATCTTCGTGGGCGGACATATGGTTACCACCATCTATGCCTCACTGAGCGCCCTGCTCTTTTCCGTTTACTTGGTTTACGATACCCAATTAATGTTGGGAGGCAAGCAAAGGTACTCTATAAGTCCCGAGGAGTACATATTCGCCGCcctaaatatttatatggatGTGATGAACATATTCCTGGACATCTTGCAATTAATCGGAGGATCTGATTAG
- the LOC120453068 gene encoding uncharacterized protein LOC120453068, whose product MGPKKKSVAVAIAEPQLEDKPPEKKAPPKKEPLPIFVFDVIVTHLEANNTQFTNPKNLEVTANFFKTPLVLTKSQINVSDFKANAGLSFQKEPKEVRKAVNECGIAFSVVYSKKVIGSGQASFPSSIVDSIDKDMGDILHSDVIDLAAGGVVTGKLAFLCRMVVMCIADEPELECSRNVDRSINAQDIMFVMGESQVCPSACEPCQNDLEEEEGDERLRLDLDRYRSQGGGIKPYKMMTENGSGIPACCELKKMAIEYERMIDSITKQTGMPPPKPPCRNPDEANNFGMNPCWCQPELPQFLELPEKPDKPCFVYLPATQDHEPDFCEKNLMPVPIADCDGQKPDIKPIRFCPVCLTNMSWLPKFAACPKCGIKPMPVVEDRHKEKKVSADQILLEYLGKGPATVDDYCTDPCVKADKERDAEDECPPCRCSCKFGKMCAHCRIRKMCADIFKSDQIPPKCPKVEPKESEDYCVVNKSSEDCRPYLAKVFSELRDLYDIKDTKKLSELDENCDRAVPKTEKTEKPEPKKETLVPKKPPYIPPNNKGQISSRHKRCVLQSGFVSRRHGWAWSSSWEAKKLGWRPGAIRKPIKKLMKFFLEQPGRGNAFAKCKDTETLEREKELASPVLNICKKNGEIFITLRPLTPLGMRQKPITFRIVKSELAVALREIKRKLKDKGFRKCTCHQTLMMCRCRDATEKVHLQRALNRECRRHCIPPAGDHLVLTDTSESDMEFDFDVTPPAGTEQPCPPPLPDTVNHGTQTSKKDQMPIPPKYPIKIPPYYRGFDCAVGDRYMGTAFGWPGELVFEDGVFGMLGGGPHGPNPMPCGRPRVPGAWGGGAGMDGGIGGAGGGGGFGAGFGGAGGGGGGGGGARGVFGGGRLGRGGGAGGAGGGPGGFGGPGGPGGGPGGGAWKGFPSAAVGKAQGGGKGKGEKAEPIPVRYPKRFLKPAEDAAKAAKQAQKDAVEAKRKGINMIKYLQKKGTLVRPWNPQEGKDKRPKRPKGGFVGADGLKDNERKRKMLLAVPPIPITEMPRRGKAHCCDPCRMDIIY is encoded by the exons ATGGGACCCAAAAAGAAGTCCGTTGCTGTAGCTATTGCAGAACCTCAGCTGGAAGACAAACCACCTGAAAAGAAAGCCCCACCGAAGAAAGAGCCCCTTCCCATTTTCGTCTTCGATGTCATAGTCACCCATTTGGAGGCCAATAATACCCAGTTCACGAATCCGAAGAACCTCGAAGTCACTGCAAACTTCTTCAAAACTCCGCTTGTGCTCACAAAGAGTCAGATAAATGTTAGTGATTTCAAGGCCAATGCTGGTCTCTCCTTTCAAAAGGAGCCAAAGGAGGTTCGTAAGGCTGTAAACGAGTGTGGGATAGCCTTCAGCGTGGTGTACAGCAAGAAGGTGATTGGCTCTGGACAGGCATCGTTCCCCTCCAGCATAGTGGATTCCATCGACAAGGACATGGGCGATATCCTTCACTCGGACGTCATTGACTTGGCTGCAGGCGGCGTGGTGACCGGCAAACTGGCGTTCCTTTGCCGGATGGTCGTCATGTGCATAGCAGA TGAGCCTGAACTCGAGTGCTCGCGCAACGTGGACAGGAGCATCAATGCACAGGATATTATGTTCGTAATGGGCGAGTCACAGGTGTGTCCTAGTGCCTGTGAACCCTGCCAAAACGAtttggaggaggaggaaggcGACGAGCGGCTCAGACTGGACCTGGATCGATATCGCAGCCAGGGTGGTGGTATAAAGCCATACAAGATGATGACCGAGAACGGATCTGGGATACCAGCGTGTTGCGAACTTAAG AAAATGGCAATCGAGTACGAGCGGATGATCGACTCCATTACCAAACAGACGGGCATGCCGCCACCCAAGCCTCCGTGTCGTAATCCCGACGAGGCGAACAACTTTGGCATGAACCCCTGCTGGTGTCAACCGGAACTTCCTCAGTTTCTTGAGCTGCCCGAGAAACCGGACAAGCCGTGCTTCGTTTACCTGCCCGCCACCCAAGATCACGAGCCGGACTTTTGCGAGAAGAACCTGATGCCGGTTCCCATTGCCGACTGCGATGGTCAGAAGCCGGACATCAAGCCCATCCGCTTCTGTCCGGTCTGCCTGACCAATATGTCGTGGCTGCCGAAGTTTGCGGCGTGCCCGAAGTGTGGAATCAAACCGATGCCCGTGGTGGAGGATAGGCACAAGGAGAAGAAGGTATCGGCGGACCAGATCCTGCTCGAGTACTTGGGCAAAGGACCAGCCACCGTGGATGACTACTGCACGGATCCTTGTGTGAAGGCCGATAAGGAGAGAGACGCCGAGGATGAGTGTCCACCATGTCGCTGCAGCTGCAAGTTTGGCAAAATGTGTGCCCACTGTCGCATCCGAAAGATGTGCGCCGATATATTCAAGAGCGATCAGATACCACCCAAGTGCCCGAAAGTGGAGCCGAAGGAGTCCGAGGACTACTGTGTGGTTAACAAGAGCTCCGAGGACTGTCGACCCTATCTGGCCAAAGTTTTCTCCGAGTTGCGCGATCTCTACGACATTAAGGACACCAAGAAGTTATCCGAACTGGACGAGAACTGTGATCGAGCGGTGCCCAAAACGGAGAAGACTGAGAAACCAGAGCCCAAGAAGGAGACCCTAGTGCCCAAGAAACCACCTTATATACCACCTAACAACAAGGGTCAGATCTCCAGCAGACACAAGCGATGTGTCCTTCAATCGGGATTTGTGTCCCGACGCCATGGTTGGgcctggagcagcagctgggAGGCCAAAAAGCTGGGCTGGCGTCCGGGTGCCATCCGCAAGCCCATCAAGAAGCTAATGAAGTTCTTCCTGGAGCAACCTGGCCGCGGGAATGCCTTCGCCAAGTGCAAGGACACGGAGACTTTGGAGCGGGAAAAGGAGCTGGCCTCGCCGGTGTTAAATATCTGCAAGAAGAACGGTGAGATCTTCATCACTCTGCGTCCACTCACTCCCTTGGGTATGCGCCAGAAACCCATCACTTTCCGGATTGTGAAGAGCGAACTGGCAGTTGCGCTGCGTGAGATCAAGAGGAAGCTGAAGGATAAGGGATTCCGCAAGTGCACCTGTCACCAAACATTGATGATGTGCCGTTGCAGGGATGCCACCGAAAAGGTTCATCTGCAGAGGGCTCTGAACAGGGAGTGCCGACGCCATTGCATTCCGCCAGCTGGCGACCATCTGGTGCTCACAGATACCAGCGAAAGCGACATGGAGTTTGACTTTGATGTCACTCCGCCAGCAGGAACGGAGCAGCCGTGCCCGCCGCCCTTGCCGGATACCGTTAACCATGGAACGCAGACCTCCAAAAAGGACCAGATGCCGATTCCTCCAAAGTATCCCATCAAAATTCCTCCATATTACAGGGGTTTCGACTGTGCCGTGGGCGATCGTTACATGGGCACTGCATTTGGATGGCCAGGCGAATTGGTCTTCGAGGATGGCGTCTTTGGGATGCTGGGTGGCGGACCACATGGCCCCAATCCCATGCCTTGCGGCAGACCCCGAGTGCCAGGAGCTTGGGGCGGTGGCGCAGGAATGGATGGCGGTATTGGTGGGGCAGGAGGCGGCGGTGGATTTGGTGCAGGCTTCGGTGGAGCtggtggtgggggtggtggAGGCGGTGGCGCACGAGGAGTCTTTGGTGGCGGAAGGCTAGGAAGAGGCGGTGGAGCCGGAGGAGCTGGTGGCGGCCCTGGTGGCTTTGGAGGCCCCGGCGGACCTGGAGGAGGACCTGGCGGTGGTGCCTGGAAGGGCTTTCCAAGCGCTGCTGTCGGAAAAGCGCAGGGCGGAGGCAAAGGAAAGGGGGAGAAAGCCGAACCAATACCAGTACGCTATCCCAAGAGATTCCTCAAGCCCGCCGAGGATGCAGCCAAGGCGGCCAAGCAGGCGCAGAAGGACGCCGTGGAGGCGAAGAGAAAGGGCATTAATATGATCAAGTATCTGCAGAAGAAGGGCACTCTCGTCCGTCCCTGGAATCCGCAGGAGGGCAAGGACAAGAGACCTAAGAGACCCAAGGGAGGATTTGTCGGAGCCGATGGCCTAAAGGACAATGAAAGGAAGCGCAAAATGCTCCTGGCCGTTCCACCAATACCAATCACCGAGATGCCCAGGCGAGGAAAAGCACATTGTTGTGATCCCTGTCGCATGGATATTATCTACTAA